The Candidatus Nomurabacteria bacterium DNA window ATGCGCAAGGCAGCTGGTGGCAGGTGCTGGTCTTCAGCATTCTCCATGTTGGCTTATTGGTGAGCATTACTTTGTCCTTTTTGCCGCCTGAAGCAGCTGAGGGTCTGTCACCACTCACACGTCAAATGTTTGCCTCCGAGGGCGCTCGCTTTGGCTGGATTATTGCGCCGATTATCTTAATGGTGCTCTTGCGCACGGATAACAAAAAGAAGTTTAAGTACGATATGTAGGAGAAATTCGAAATACTAATTTCGAAAATCAAAACAAATACTAAATCCGAATAATACAGAAGGAGGAATTGAGTCCCTAGAAATTTATTTTTCCACTGCTGTGACCTCCTGCGGGAGGATTTTTTCTATTTGCTCAACTGATTCCACTTGTACGAGTTTTTGACGCAAGGCAGAGGCGCCTTCGATTCCGCGGATGTACCAGGTGAGATGCTTGCGAATTTCAAACATGCCGCGGCGTCCTTTTCGTTCATAGAGTAGTTCAGCATGTCGGAGCATGAGCGCGCGGATTTCCGGCCAGCTGATTGGATCGTAGGATCCACTTTCTAAATACTGACGCGTTTGACGGAAAATCCACGCCTGTCCCTGGCTGCCACGGGCAATACCCACTCCATCAGCACCAGTTTGCTCGAGCATGCGTTTTGTATCCTCAGGTGTTTTAATACCCCCGTTCGCGAGTACTAATCCTTTGAAACGCTGCTTCACTGCTTGAATCATTTCAGTGTCTACTTCGCCACTATGACCCATTTCATATGAACGTCCGTGGATCATGATAGTGCTGACCGGGAGATCTTCAATTGCCTCGACGAGATCTAGGGCAGTATAACGCTCTTGGCATCCCGGGTCTTCTTCCTTACTTCGCTTGCGTATACTCGAACGCACTTTAATAGAGAGGGGGATGGATACGCTGCCTAAAACAGATTCAATAAGCGCACGACAATAGGCTGGTTTGCGAAGCAGTGCCGCGCCAGAGCCGTGGCCCACCACCTTACGAGCCGGGCAGCCAAAGTTAATATCAATGCCGGAAAATCCGCGCGCCTCCACCTCTTTAGCTGCTTTTGCAAAAGCCTCGATGTCGTGTCCAAAGATTTGACAGACCACCGGTTGCTCAGCCGGATCAAAATCCATTTTCGCCAAAGCGGTGCGACCGCGATGTGCGATTGCGTCAGAAGAAATAAATTCGGTATATGCAACGGCAGCTCCTTGTTCGCGACAAAGCTGACGAAATGCCGAATCAGTCACGCCCTCCATGGGTGCCAGGGCGATAATCGGCTGCTTGAGTTGTGTCCAAAAGTTAGTAGCCATACGCAGATGCCCACTTTTCCTACCACGTTTTTGCTCTGCCGGTCAATACAAAGCGTGTGTGTCATTGACTTTTCGCTTGAGGCGAGTTAGCGTTTTGTTAGACCTTTACAGGGAGGGAAGTATGGCTTCACTGCAGGTTTTTGTGCAAGAGGGCTCCAGGAAGCTCGTGCCTTTGGAAATCGTACTGGACGGAGGGCGTTTGACCTTCCGGGTGATTACCTCGCTCGGAGAAATGGGGGATACTGAGGCGCGCAGTGTGCTTGCCTCCTTGGTGGAGACCTGCCAAGGCGAGGGCTTGGCGTATACTCCAGAGTGCATTCGGGATGGAGATCGGCATGTGATCGACATGCTCTTTTTTACCCTGAATGCAAAGCCCACCACCTCGTGAGTGGAGGAGATGATCAGAAACGTCTCGGTTATACCGGGGCGTTTTCCTTTAGACGTCGCGTACTCGGAATGACTTCCAGGCCAGTAAGAAGGACAGGAGAATCCAGCCACCCAGGATGCTGAACTCATAACCGAAGTCACTTATTGGGCTGCCATTTACTGCTACGCCACGTAAGACCTTGAGCAGTGAAGTGAGTGGCAAGAAGTCAACAATCCGTTCCACAGCTGGTGGTAACATGTCAGGCGAGAAAAAGACGCCAGACAAGAACATCATCGGCGTGGTGAAAGCATTAGACATTGCCTCAGCAGTATTCACTGTTTTTGCTTGTCCAGCCACAAAGAATCCGATGTTGAGGAAGACGATTGTGCCAATAAGTGTAACCAGAGTAAGCAGTAACAAGCTGCCGTGAATTTCGACACCAAAGACTAAGCGGGCCACGCTGAGAATTACCGTGATCTGCATTAAAGACAGCACGAGATAAGATCCAACCTCAGCCACTAAGAAATTTCGTACCTTAATCGGCGTAGCTAATAAACGCTTGAGGATTTTTCGTTCACGATAGCGCGTAATGCCCACAGCAATACCAATGATGGCCGAGAACATGATAGCCATGCCCAGGATGCCCGGGGTAAGGAAATCGAGGTATTTCACATCTTGACCCTGCACACCCTCGGTTGCCACGGTGAAAATAGGTTGGGCGCCCGCGATTTGCAGATTTACCTTATTTAAAAAGTCATTAAGCACGCTGACGATAATACCGCTCTGCTGATTTGTTTCATCCAGTATAACGGTGAAGTTGAGCGGCTCAGTTACTTCATTTTGGGGGACTTGGCCATAGGCGTCTGGGATAACAATAATCCCATCGAGCTCACCATCTTTCATGCTTTGCACCGCCTCATCCTTATTCGTAATATCGGATTCAGTGAAAATTTCTAAGGAGAACATTTGCTCGCGCAGCATTTGAGAGGATTCAGTTTGTGCCTCATCAATCACTGCAATATCAAAGGAGGCTGGAGCATCAAAATTAAATAAGCCAAAAATAACTAGGAAGAGCAGGGGAAAGACCAGCGACCAAAAGAGAGACTGCCGGTCGCGAAACAGCATTTTGAGGTTGGAAAGGAAAAGCCTCCAGGTAGGGTTATTCACGGAGTTTGCTCCCGGTTAAGTGCAAGAAGACATCCTCCAAGGTTGCTCGAGTGACTTCAATATCTTCCAAGTGCATTTGATGCTGCTCAGCCCAACGGATGAGTGGAGGGAGTACGGCTGAGGCGTGAGTTATTTGTAATCGGTATGAGTTTGGCTCACCGTTCATTTCAGCTTTGATGACACCTTCCATGTTAGTGAATTCACTCACTTCTACAGCCTGCGGTGTTTTAAAAGCAAGATGGGCAGACGCGTCCAGCTGATCAATCAGTGCCTTAGGCGTATCCAAAGCTACAATCTTACCGTGATCTATGACGCCAATACGATCACAAAGCTCCTCAGCTTCTTCCATATAGTGGGTGGTGAGGACGACGGTCTTGCCTTGTTCCTTAATCTTGCGAATGAATTGCCACATATGCCGACGCGCCTGTGGGTCCAGACCAGTGGTCGGCTCATCCAAGAATACAATCTCCGGATCATTCACTAGGCTAACGGCAATTGAGAAACGTTGCTGCTGACCGCCGGATAATTCCTTTACCAGTGCTTTTCGCTTTTCGTAGAGGTCAACAATCTTCAGTAGCTCCTCAGCATTTTTTTGCTTTGGGTAAAAAGTGCCAAACAGTTTCAAAATTTCTTCCAGTGACAGGTAATCGTAAAAAGATGATGACTGTAGTTGGATACCAATGCGTTGCTTTACTTTTTCTACCTCGTGATGAGAATCAAAGCCAAGCACCTTGGCTGAGCCTCGGGTGGGTACTTGCAGGCCTTCAATTATTTCCAGTGTGGTGGTTTTCCCGGCGCCATTAGGACCCAGGAAGCCAAAAATTTCACCTTGGGCCACTTGGAAACTAATGCCGTCCACTGCAGTAAGTTTGCCTGAGCCTTTACCCGGGAGAGGAAATTCTTTGACTAGTTCTTGTACTTCGATGACAGACATAAAGCAAAGGGGAGTGTAGTACATTCAAATGTGGGTGTAAAGGGAGCATTTGACATATTTTCATATTGTTTTATCCTTAGTCAGGATCTTTCGAAGAAATCAATAGAGATGGCCTAACCCGCTCTTGGGGTTGAAGTCAACGTTGTTGCATTTCTCGGGTCCCTTTGGGACTCATGCAACCGATCGACAAACTGTTCTTCGGAACAGGGGTCTGAGCCAAAACCAGTGTCGTGTACGTTGTACGACGTTGCGACTCTGGGGTTGTGGGGCATGCAGTAGAGTTCCGTACAGAAACTCATCGAGTAAGAAAATCGAGGGTTGAGAAGCCCCACGATCTCGACTAGCATGTACCCTGGACTTCGGTCCGCTGGGTGTTCGTCCCTTCGTGGTATATCGGCCTTCATGGTCGAGCGCACATCCATGGCTAAACAATAGAAAGATCCTTTTGACCAGGACCTAGTCCTGTGCTCTCGAGGGGTGACACCACGTGTGCTCACCCCTCTCTTTCTTGCTTGTTTTCTGCTTCTCGCCTAGACTGACCATAGCTCTTTTGTTTCGTCGATCGAGGAGGGACCATGAGGTTGTTTCTTCTTTGTGTCACCATCGTCGCCCTGCCAAGCATGTTTGGCTATGCGGTGCTATGGGCGAGTGCTCGAGGAGCAAAGGCCATCGAGGATGAGCTCCCTGACGACAGGGAAGGGCGGCGGGCAGCTCATTTGGCCAGATCGCTTGATCCACCTTTTCCTGACTACTAAGTCAGGTGCATTCCATTGAGACGACTTTGCCCGGAGTCGTCTTTTCATAGCGTCTTTTCGAGAAAATTGCTATAGTGGAAGCTGAATTACGGGGGTATGACGCAAAAATTTTCTTCATTAGAAAAAATAGCTGCCCAGCTTCGTTATGATGTGCTCACCATGACGTCGCGGGCCGGATCAGGTCATCCATCATCTTGCTTATCCGCAGTCGAGATAATGACTGCTTTGTTTTTTGGAGGAGTATTTCACGCTGATCTGACGAAGCCGGAGTATGCGAATAACGACCGACTTATTTTTTCAAAAGGTCATGCTGCTCCATTGCTCTATGCGCTCTACGCAAGTGCAGGTCAAGTAACGGAAAAAGAGCTGCTGAGTTTGCGTGCGTTCCAAAGTCCGCTGGAGGGGCACCCTAGTCGCGCTTTTCCTTACACTGAGGTGCCGACCGGATCGCTAGGACAAGGTTTATCCAATGGCATAGGTATGGCTGAGTACGCACACCGTCATCGTTTGTCGTATCACACCTATGTGCTTCTTGGTGACAGTGAAATGAGTGAAGGTTCAAACTGGGAGGCAATGGAGTATGCGGCCTCGCATAAGTTGAGTGCACTCGTGGCGCTTATTGACCTGAATGATTTAGGTCAAAGCATGCGCACTCTGCCACTCGCTAAGGCGGAACAATTAGCTGCTCGGATAAAGTCATTTGGATGGCAAGTCTATGTTGTTGATGGGCATACTATCCCACAACTCTTGTCCGTGTTGAGTAAGGCAAAAAAGAGTCTCCAAAAACCCGTAGCGATTATTGCTCGGACGGTAAAAGGGAAAGGCGTCTCTTTTATCGAGGGGCGTCAAGGCTGGCATGGAAAAGCGCTGAGCAATGAAGAGCTGGAAAAAGCTTTAAAAGAAATTCCGTATCCAAAAAATAGAGTGCGAGGAAAGCTAGCCCAGCCGCAGAAAAAATCCCTGCCAGAATCAACAGCACGTCCAGTGCCGAATTGCCAGTACCGTAAGAGCACTTCAGTTTCCACTCGACGGGCGGCTGCCCATGCACTTGTCCGATTGGCGCCAAAGTATCCGGAGCTGCTTGTCCTAGACACTGAGGTAGGAAACTCAACGCATACGGAAGACTTTGCCGAAGTGTATCCTGAGCGTTTTTTGCAGTGTGGCATAGCTGAACAAAATGCCGTTGGCATGGTTAATGGCTTAGCGCGTCGCGGCGCTTTACCAGTCTACGCTACCTTTAGCGCCTTTCTCACACGAGCCTTTGATCAGCTGCGCATGAATCAATACAGCGACACGCGTCAGGTGTATATTGGTACGCATTCGGGTGTTTCTATTGGCGCGGATGGTCCATCGCAAATGGGTCTGCAGGACATTGCCATGTTTCGTTCGCTGGAAAAAAGCGTGGTGCTTTATCCATCTGATGCCTTTGCAGCTGAGCGCTTAGTTGAGGAGGCTATGAAGCAGAGCGGTATGGTCTATATCCGCGCGACCCGGCCTCGAGTACCTATACTGTACAGCGCAGGGACAAAGTTTATTGTCGGCGGCAGTCAGACTTTGCGTCAAAGTACAAATGATAAACTCACCATTCTCGCCGCTGGCATCACTGTGTTTGAGGCATTAAAAGCTGCTGATGCATTAGCTGGCAGGGGCGTTAAGGTGCGAGTGATCGACCTCTATAGTGTGAAGCCGCTTGATGTGTCAACCTTACGCAAGGCGGCTAAGCAAACGAAAGCCTTCATCGTTGTAGAGGATCATAACCCTGAGGGCGGTATTGCCGAAGCAGTGCGTAGTGCTTTTATCCAATGCCCAGTACCCATCTATAGCCTAGCGGTGCAAAAACGACCCAAGAGCGGAACGCCAGAAGAACTTTTAAAATATTGCAATATTGATGCCAGTGCCATACTTCGTAAAGCGCAGACACTCATATGAATATAGTTTTTGACATTGGTGGTACAAACATTCGCATTGCGCGAGTAAAAGGCACTCGCCTTGATCGAATTGAGAAATTTTCCACTCCCTCAAAGCCACAAGCTGCATTTACCTTGATGGTAAAGCACATTGATGCGCTTCGAGGTGAGGAAAAAGTCACACGGATTATCGGTGGCGTACCCGGGTCAGTGGATAGTACACGTCAACAGTTAGTCCGGGCAGCTAATTTAACGCAATGGAAAAAATTCGCCCTGGGAAAAAAACTTGCCCAGCATTATTCCGCTCGTGTACAACTTTATAATGATGCTGATCTCGCAGGATTAGGTGAAGCATATTATGGCGCGGGAAAAGGCAAAGAAGTGTTTGCTTACCTTACCCTGAGCACCGGCATCGGCGGCACGAGAATCGTGAAAGGGAAAATTGACCAGGCAAGTGGAACATTTGAACCTGGACACCACGTGATAGATGCTGCAACTGTCCTTCGGAAGGGCCCACGGTCAGAAGGCTATTGGGAAAAATTCGTTTCTGGTTCAGCTCTGCAGCGCCGCTTCCATAACCCAGCTGAAAAAATACATGATGCCAAAGTGTGGCAGGAATTTCATGCATATATTGCCCTGGGTTTGGTCAACGTCAGTATTTTTTGGTCACCGGAGGCCATAGTCTTAGGTGGCGCGCTTATGCAGAATACGCACGTTTCCATATCCCGTTTGCAAAAACTTTTACAAAAGTATTATTACATTTCCAGTCCTACACCCAAGCTCATCCGAGGCAAGTTAGGGGATAGAGCGGGCTTGTATGGCGCAATGAGTTTACTTCGTCATATTTAAGGAGCGTATATGCTTTATCTCGCATCCGACCACGGTGGATATCAACTCAAAGAGAAGTTAAAAAAACAATTAGGCAAGGCAAATATTTCTTTTGTCGACTTGGGTGCAAAAACAGTGAAGCCGGATGATGATTATCCCATCATTACCAAGCAGCTGGCCGAGGCGGTGGCAAAGTCCTCGAAGCATCAGGGCATACTGGTCTGTCGATCTGGTACTGGGGTGTGCATTGCCGCGAATAAGATGAAAAAGATTCGAGCAGTGGCAGCGGGCGATGCGTGGACAGCCAGACGCGGCAAACGCGATGAAAATGCAAACGTGCTTTGTCTAGGATCTGAGCATCCTAATGCGGCCCAGAGCTGGAGCATTGTCCAGGCTTGGTTAAAGCAAGCATTTCGTAATAGCACTCGGGATAAGCGTCGCCTCATTCAGATAAGTACTTTGTAAATGGCGAAGGTCCTGCTTACTCCATCAATTCTCACTGCCTCGATCGCGGTTGCGCAAAAGCAAGTAAAACTTTTTCATAGCTTTTGCCCTCGACTGCACTTGGATTTAATGGACGGCGTCTTTGTTGCGCAGCGATCATTCAGTCCGAAGCAGCTCATGAAGCTGCGTTTGCCGCGGCAGACAAGTGCGCATTTAATGGTGCATGATCCCAGCGAATGGATGAGCCAAGGGGTGCAGGCGGGGATTCGTAGTTTTATCTTACATACCAGCTCTGACTTCACTCCAGTCTTGTTACGCGAGTTGTCTGCGCAATATACATTGCGTCTGGCTGTCCGGCCGGGCGTTTCCTTGAGCGAGGTGAAGAAGCTGGCCAAGTATGCAAAAGGTCTACATGTGATGACAGTTGAGCCGGGCCGTCAGGGTGGACCCTTTTTGCCTGCTCAGATAAGCGTGCTGAGGCGTTTGCGTAAGCTTTATCCGCGCATGTCGATCAGCGTAGATGGACACATGAATGCTGATACCATACCACTCGCCGTTGAGGCAGGGGCAAACGAGATCATTTTAGGTTCAGTATTGACTCGGTCTCGTGAGCCAAAGAAAGTGTTTCACGCTTTGCAAAAAATAGCCCAGGCAGTTTAGGAGATTGCGCCGCCGGCAGACTTCCAGTATAGTAGCCACTGTATGAACGCCCAGTCTATTCGTAAGGAATTTCTAGAATATTTTGCGTCCAAAGGTCACGCGGTAGTGCCCTCATCTTCGCTCATACCAGATAATGATGCGTCAGTATTGCTGACCACGGCTGGAATGCAACAGTTTAAGCCATACTTCTTAGGGCAGCGTGATCCTAAAGAAGACTTTGGTGCGAATCGTCTTTGCTCGGTACAGAAGTGTTATCGCACGAGTGATATTGAGCCGGTCGGCGATGCCTCGCATCACACCTTTTTTGAAATGCTGGGTAACTTCGCCATGCATGATTATTTTAAACCCGAAGCAATTGCTTTTGCCTGGGAGTTTCTGACCAAGAAAATGCACCTCCACAAGGATCGACTTTGGGCAACCTATTATGCCGGAGACGAGTTGGTGGGTGAGGATAGTGAGGCGGCAAAGCTATGGGAAGAGTATTTACCAAAAGAACGCATCCAGGGCTTTGGTCGCGATGCCAACTGGTGGGGTCCACCAGGTAATACCGGGTCTTGCGGTCCTTGCGCTGAGCTGCACTATGACATGACGGAAAAGGCCTGTGCCCTGGGAGAACAGTGTAAGCCAAACTGTGCCTGCGGTCGTTTCGTAGAGCTCTGGAATCTTGTGTTCACGGAGTACGAAAAAAATGAGAAAGGCGAATTCACTCCTTTGCCAACCAAGAATATTGATACCGGCATGGGTTTAGAGCGCCTGGCGACCGTTGTCCAAAAAAAGCAGAGCAACTACGAAACAGATTTATTTGCACCAATTTTCGAGTTTCTAGAAAAAGACGAACACTTTGGTCAATTGGAATTTGCTTCAGAGAATTTGAAGCGCATGCGTATTGTGGCTGATCATATTCGAGGCGCGGTTTTCTTATTAGCTGATGGTGTGCGCTTTAGTAATAAGGATCGGGGATATGTGTTGCGTCGTGTGGTCCGTCGAGCAATTGATCAGTATGCATCGCTTGAACTTACTTTTGCCGGCATTGTTGAAACGATAGTGAGCATGTACGAAATGCCATATCCGTACTTGCGAGAGCATCAGTCAGAAATAGTGAGCTTGTTGGAAAAAGAGCTCGAAGGCTACCGTCGAGTATTAAAAGCTGATGTCACGGTGGTGTATAAGAAAGTGCAGAAGCAGCTTGGGTCGCAAGAGCTTGAAGAAATGACAGAGCGGACACCGAGCGAACGGGACATAAGTGCTGAAGAAGCTTTTCGACTATTTACTAGCTACGGCTTTTCACCTGATCGATTAAAGAAAGAGGGCTATCGTTTTGATGAGGCAGCCTTCCAAGAGTTTCTCAAGCAGCATCAGGATGTTTCACGATCGCAGTCAGGGAAGGTGACTGGATTC harbors:
- a CDS encoding ROK family protein, which encodes MNIVFDIGGTNIRIARVKGTRLDRIEKFSTPSKPQAAFTLMVKHIDALRGEEKVTRIIGGVPGSVDSTRQQLVRAANLTQWKKFALGKKLAQHYSARVQLYNDADLAGLGEAYYGAGKGKEVFAYLTLSTGIGGTRIVKGKIDQASGTFEPGHHVIDAATVLRKGPRSEGYWEKFVSGSALQRRFHNPAEKIHDAKVWQEFHAYIALGLVNVSIFWSPEAIVLGGALMQNTHVSISRLQKLLQKYYYISSPTPKLIRGKLGDRAGLYGAMSLLRHI
- a CDS encoding tRNA-dihydrouridine synthase, producing MATNFWTQLKQPIIALAPMEGVTDSAFRQLCREQGAAVAYTEFISSDAIAHRGRTALAKMDFDPAEQPVVCQIFGHDIEAFAKAAKEVEARGFSGIDINFGCPARKVVGHGSGAALLRKPAYCRALIESVLGSVSIPLSIKVRSSIRKRSKEEDPGCQERYTALDLVEAIEDLPVSTIMIHGRSYEMGHSGEVDTEMIQAVKQRFKGLVLANGGIKTPEDTKRMLEQTGADGVGIARGSQGQAWIFRQTRQYLESGSYDPISWPEIRALMLRHAELLYERKGRRGMFEIRKHLTWYIRGIEGASALRQKLVQVESVEQIEKILPQEVTAVEK
- a CDS encoding transketolase; this encodes MTQKFSSLEKIAAQLRYDVLTMTSRAGSGHPSSCLSAVEIMTALFFGGVFHADLTKPEYANNDRLIFSKGHAAPLLYALYASAGQVTEKELLSLRAFQSPLEGHPSRAFPYTEVPTGSLGQGLSNGIGMAEYAHRHRLSYHTYVLLGDSEMSEGSNWEAMEYAASHKLSALVALIDLNDLGQSMRTLPLAKAEQLAARIKSFGWQVYVVDGHTIPQLLSVLSKAKKSLQKPVAIIARTVKGKGVSFIEGRQGWHGKALSNEELEKALKEIPYPKNRVRGKLAQPQKKSLPESTARPVPNCQYRKSTSVSTRRAAAHALVRLAPKYPELLVLDTEVGNSTHTEDFAEVYPERFLQCGIAEQNAVGMVNGLARRGALPVYATFSAFLTRAFDQLRMNQYSDTRQVYIGTHSGVSIGADGPSQMGLQDIAMFRSLEKSVVLYPSDAFAAERLVEEAMKQSGMVYIRATRPRVPILYSAGTKFIVGGSQTLRQSTNDKLTILAAGITVFEALKAADALAGRGVKVRVIDLYSVKPLDVSTLRKAAKQTKAFIVVEDHNPEGGIAEAVRSAFIQCPVPIYSLAVQKRPKSGTPEELLKYCNIDASAILRKAQTLI
- a CDS encoding alanine--tRNA ligase, whose amino-acid sequence is MNAQSIRKEFLEYFASKGHAVVPSSSLIPDNDASVLLTTAGMQQFKPYFLGQRDPKEDFGANRLCSVQKCYRTSDIEPVGDASHHTFFEMLGNFAMHDYFKPEAIAFAWEFLTKKMHLHKDRLWATYYAGDELVGEDSEAAKLWEEYLPKERIQGFGRDANWWGPPGNTGSCGPCAELHYDMTEKACALGEQCKPNCACGRFVELWNLVFTEYEKNEKGEFTPLPTKNIDTGMGLERLATVVQKKQSNYETDLFAPIFEFLEKDEHFGQLEFASENLKRMRIVADHIRGAVFLLADGVRFSNKDRGYVLRRVVRRAIDQYASLELTFAGIVETIVSMYEMPYPYLREHQSEIVSLLEKELEGYRRVLKADVTVVYKKVQKQLGSQELEEMTERTPSERDISAEEAFRLFTSYGFSPDRLKKEGYRFDEAAFQEFLKQHQDVSRSQSGKVTGFHGGLADTKPNTVRGHTATHLLQAALREVLGNHVAQKGSNITTERVRFDFLHPDKMTPEQIQQVEQIVNEKIKADLPVYKKWYTVAEAKEIGALGLFEERYGDKVSVYLMGSEDPAKVFSKEFCGGPHVAHTGLIGSFKISKEESSSAGVRRIKALVGESLDPSLAGKEIETL
- a CDS encoding ABC transporter permease — translated: MLFRDRQSLFWSLVFPLLFLVIFGLFNFDAPASFDIAVIDEAQTESSQMLREQMFSLEIFTESDITNKDEAVQSMKDGELDGIIVIPDAYGQVPQNEVTEPLNFTVILDETNQQSGIIVSVLNDFLNKVNLQIAGAQPIFTVATEGVQGQDVKYLDFLTPGILGMAIMFSAIIGIAVGITRYRERKILKRLLATPIKVRNFLVAEVGSYLVLSLMQITVILSVARLVFGVEIHGSLLLLTLVTLIGTIVFLNIGFFVAGQAKTVNTAEAMSNAFTTPMMFLSGVFFSPDMLPPAVERIVDFLPLTSLLKVLRGVAVNGSPISDFGYEFSILGGWILLSFLLAWKSFRVRDV
- a CDS encoding ABC transporter ATP-binding protein is translated as MSVIEVQELVKEFPLPGKGSGKLTAVDGISFQVAQGEIFGFLGPNGAGKTTTLEIIEGLQVPTRGSAKVLGFDSHHEVEKVKQRIGIQLQSSSFYDYLSLEEILKLFGTFYPKQKNAEELLKIVDLYEKRKALVKELSGGQQQRFSIAVSLVNDPEIVFLDEPTTGLDPQARRHMWQFIRKIKEQGKTVVLTTHYMEEAEELCDRIGVIDHGKIVALDTPKALIDQLDASAHLAFKTPQAVEVSEFTNMEGVIKAEMNGEPNSYRLQITHASAVLPPLIRWAEQHQMHLEDIEVTRATLEDVFLHLTGSKLRE
- a CDS encoding RpiB/LacA/LacB family sugar-phosphate isomerase, which gives rise to MLYLASDHGGYQLKEKLKKQLGKANISFVDLGAKTVKPDDDYPIITKQLAEAVAKSSKHQGILVCRSGTGVCIAANKMKKIRAVAAGDAWTARRGKRDENANVLCLGSEHPNAAQSWSIVQAWLKQAFRNSTRDKRRLIQISTL